The Chryseolinea soli genome contains a region encoding:
- a CDS encoding response regulator, translated as MIKRILFIDDNVEDGRIFQQIIQELFTAITIDFARSGPQAFALLSKTRADVIFLELIMPGMDGIECLTKLKASRNAKQIPVVLYTASKNEMDKKLALKLGAFDVISKTSNLSALTDKIKKILSLPHYH; from the coding sequence ATGATCAAAAGAATCTTATTCATAGACGACAATGTCGAAGACGGCAGGATATTTCAACAGATCATCCAGGAATTATTTACTGCTATCACGATTGACTTCGCCAGAAGCGGGCCTCAAGCCTTCGCATTGCTCTCAAAAACCAGAGCCGATGTTATTTTCCTCGAATTGATCATGCCGGGCATGGACGGGATCGAATGCCTTACGAAACTGAAAGCAAGCCGGAACGCGAAACAGATTCCCGTTGTCTTGTACACGGCATCTAAAAACGAAATGGATAAAAAGTTAGCGCTAAAACTCGGCGCCTTCGACGTCATATCAAAAACAAGCAACCTCAGCGCGCTGACCGATAAGATAAAAAAGATCCTGTCCCTGCCGCACTACCACTAA